The Burkholderia pyrrocinia genome has a segment encoding these proteins:
- a CDS encoding sigma-70 family RNA polymerase sigma factor — protein MTHLDPAKGSAEERADAAASFDPLRRTLIRVAYRMLGSVADAEDMVQEAFIRWMDVERTEVRVPEAFLRRMVMRMCLDQLKSARHQRETYIGPWLPEPVVEEDEQEDVTLPLMLALERLSPLERAAFLLHDVFGLEFDEVATTIQRDPAACRQLAARARTHVREARPRFHVEKQRGIELAEAFFAASRSGDMHALGAMLAEDVSLHSDGGGKRAAAGKPVFGFERVMKVHEYLAELFATHASKLVRAGFINGLPGFVTLESDGELQTTALEIEDGKIVAIYVVRNPDKLKHLH, from the coding sequence ATGACGCACCTCGATCCGGCCAAGGGCAGCGCCGAGGAACGGGCCGACGCGGCCGCGAGCTTCGACCCGCTGCGCCGCACGCTGATCCGCGTCGCGTACCGGATGCTCGGTTCCGTCGCGGATGCCGAGGACATGGTGCAGGAGGCGTTCATCCGCTGGATGGACGTCGAGCGTACCGAGGTGCGCGTGCCCGAGGCGTTCCTGCGCCGCATGGTGATGCGCATGTGCCTCGACCAGCTGAAGTCCGCGCGGCACCAGCGCGAGACCTATATCGGCCCGTGGCTGCCCGAGCCGGTCGTCGAGGAAGATGAACAGGAAGACGTCACGCTGCCGCTGATGCTCGCGCTCGAACGGCTCTCGCCGCTCGAACGCGCGGCGTTCCTGCTGCACGACGTGTTCGGCCTCGAGTTCGACGAAGTCGCCACGACGATCCAGCGCGACCCGGCCGCGTGCCGGCAGCTCGCCGCGCGGGCCCGCACGCACGTGCGCGAGGCGCGGCCGCGGTTTCATGTCGAGAAGCAGCGCGGGATCGAATTGGCCGAGGCGTTCTTCGCGGCATCGCGCAGCGGCGACATGCATGCGCTCGGCGCGATGCTCGCGGAGGACGTGAGCCTGCATTCGGACGGCGGAGGCAAGCGCGCGGCGGCAGGCAAGCCGGTGTTCGGCTTCGAGCGCGTGATGAAGGTGCACGAATACCTGGCCGAACTGTTCGCCACGCATGCGTCGAAGCTCGTGCGTGCGGGGTTCATCAACGGGCTGCCGGGTTTCGTTACGCTGGAATCGGATGGTGAGCTGCAGACGACGGCGCTCGAGATCGAGGACGGGAAGATCGTCGCGATCTATGTCGTGCGGAATCCTGACAAGTTGAAGCATCTGCATTGA
- a CDS encoding porin, with protein sequence MKRKTLALSIAAAGLCAGTQAHAQSSVQLYGLMDLSFPTYRTHADANGKHVIGMGNEGEPWFSGSRWGLRGAEDIGGGTKIIFRLESEFVVANGQMEDEGQIFDRDAWVGVEDERFGKLTAGFQNTIARDAATIYGDPYGSAKLTTEEGGWTNSNNFKQMIFYAAGPTGTRYNNGIAWKKLFSNGIFASAGYQFSNSTQFATGSAYQVALGYNGGPFNVSGFYNHVNHGGFRNQTFSVGGNYTFDIVRLNAGYFRYNGDQGALGQRHDDSWTVSMKIAPKGALDYELGYQQMRIKNAANNADGFTPNANLGAFSLTNGVANGFKETIYGSVFYHLSKRTEVYLAGDYMKLHGGYTAASTFGAKNQLELTSGIRTRF encoded by the coding sequence TTGAAACGAAAAACCCTTGCCCTTTCCATCGCGGCGGCAGGCCTGTGCGCCGGCACCCAGGCGCATGCGCAGTCGAGCGTGCAGCTCTACGGCCTGATGGACCTGAGCTTTCCGACCTACCGGACCCACGCCGACGCGAACGGCAAACACGTGATCGGCATGGGCAACGAAGGCGAGCCGTGGTTCAGCGGCAGCCGCTGGGGCCTGCGAGGCGCCGAAGACATCGGCGGCGGCACGAAGATCATCTTCCGCCTCGAAAGCGAATTCGTGGTCGCGAACGGCCAGATGGAAGACGAAGGCCAGATCTTCGACCGCGACGCGTGGGTCGGCGTCGAGGACGAACGCTTCGGCAAGCTGACGGCCGGCTTCCAGAACACCATCGCGCGCGACGCGGCGACGATCTACGGCGACCCGTACGGCTCCGCGAAGCTGACGACCGAGGAAGGCGGCTGGACCAACTCGAACAACTTCAAGCAGATGATCTTCTACGCGGCCGGCCCGACCGGCACGCGTTACAACAACGGCATCGCGTGGAAGAAGCTGTTCAGCAACGGCATCTTCGCGAGCGCCGGCTACCAGTTCAGCAACTCGACGCAGTTCGCGACCGGCTCCGCGTACCAGGTCGCGCTCGGCTACAACGGCGGGCCGTTCAACGTGTCGGGCTTCTACAACCACGTGAACCACGGCGGCTTCAGGAACCAGACGTTCTCGGTCGGCGGCAACTACACGTTCGACATCGTGCGCCTGAATGCCGGCTACTTCCGCTACAACGGCGACCAGGGCGCGCTCGGCCAGCGCCACGACGATTCGTGGACGGTGTCGATGAAGATCGCACCGAAGGGCGCGCTCGACTACGAGCTCGGCTACCAGCAGATGCGCATCAAGAACGCCGCGAACAACGCGGACGGCTTCACGCCGAACGCGAACCTCGGCGCGTTCAGCCTGACCAACGGCGTCGCCAACGGCTTCAAGGAGACGATCTACGGGTCGGTGTTCTATCACCTGAGCAAGCGCACCGAGGTGTACCTGGCCGGCGACTACATGAAGCTGCATGGCGGCTACACGGCGGCGTCGACGTTCGGCGCGAAGAACCAGCTCGAACTGACTTCGGGCATTCGTACGCGTTTTTGA
- a CDS encoding carboxymuconolactone decarboxylase family protein: MTAKLNPFAAAPALMKNWMTVSVAAAGSLEPTLIELVKIRASQINACANCINMHTAEAREQGETEQRIYLLSAWREAPCYTDRERAALGWTDALTRLSEGHAAHEAAYAALNDHFSQEEQVKLTLMINVINGWNRLAVGFGLWIDPADAKAAAAKMVA; this comes from the coding sequence ATGACTGCGAAACTCAATCCGTTTGCCGCCGCGCCCGCGCTGATGAAGAACTGGATGACCGTGTCGGTCGCCGCCGCCGGGAGCCTCGAGCCGACGCTGATCGAGCTGGTCAAGATCCGCGCATCGCAGATCAACGCGTGCGCGAACTGCATTAACATGCACACCGCCGAGGCGCGCGAGCAAGGCGAGACCGAGCAGCGCATCTACCTGCTGTCCGCGTGGCGCGAAGCGCCCTGCTACACCGACCGCGAACGCGCGGCGCTCGGCTGGACCGACGCGCTTACGCGGCTGTCCGAGGGCCACGCCGCGCACGAAGCGGCCTATGCGGCGCTGAACGACCACTTCAGCCAGGAGGAACAGGTGAAACTCACGCTGATGATCAACGTGATCAACGGCTGGAACCGGCTTGCTGTCGGCTTCGGGCTGTGGATCGATCCGGCCGACGCGAAGGCCGCTGCCGCGAAGATGGTGGCCTGA
- a CDS encoding glycine zipper 2TM domain protein, producing MMPIRYIRLCATAAVVALATIGNAHAAGCMKGAVVGGVAGHYAGHHAVVGAVGGCIVGHHMAKKHAEEQAAQHKAVAQGMQPAQ from the coding sequence ATGATGCCCATTCGATACATCAGGCTGTGCGCGACCGCCGCCGTCGTTGCGCTCGCAACGATCGGCAACGCGCACGCGGCGGGCTGCATGAAGGGCGCGGTGGTCGGCGGTGTTGCCGGCCACTACGCCGGGCACCACGCCGTCGTCGGCGCGGTCGGCGGCTGTATCGTCGGCCACCACATGGCGAAGAAGCACGCGGAAGAGCAGGCCGCGCAGCATAAGGCCGTCGCGCAGGGCATGCAGCCGGCGCAGTAA
- the egtD gene encoding L-histidine N(alpha)-methyltransferase: MRETSDLAATSGGQQPARDSRPSAFERDLIDGLSRAPRSIPPKYFYDAAGSALFDRICELPEYYPTRTELGILRDRAAEIVRRVGPHADIVEFGAGSLEKIRVLLDAFAGNYANAPARYVPVDISADYLHGAAARLRSAYPWLDVAPIAADYTKAEQLAELTATPRRRIGFFPGSTIGNFSPEEADAFLRDAARLLRGGGLLVGADLVKDERTLHHAYNDAQGVTAQFNLNLLVRANTELGADFDLDAFSHCAFYDRERQRIEMHLVSDIAQTVHVRGHAFRFEAGERIHTENSHKFTIDGFHAIARRAGFEPDTVWTDADNLFSVHWLRSVDDIRA; encoded by the coding sequence TTGCGCGAGACGTCTGACCTGGCGGCCACGAGCGGTGGCCAGCAACCCGCCCGCGATTCGCGGCCGAGCGCGTTCGAGCGCGACCTGATCGACGGACTGTCGCGCGCGCCGCGCAGCATTCCGCCGAAATACTTCTACGATGCGGCCGGCTCCGCGCTGTTCGACCGCATCTGCGAGCTGCCCGAGTACTACCCGACCCGCACCGAGCTCGGCATCCTGCGCGATCGCGCGGCGGAGATCGTGCGGCGCGTCGGCCCGCATGCGGATATCGTCGAATTCGGCGCGGGCTCGCTCGAGAAGATCCGCGTGCTGCTCGATGCGTTCGCGGGCAACTACGCGAACGCGCCGGCGCGCTACGTGCCGGTCGACATCTCGGCCGACTACCTGCACGGCGCGGCCGCGCGGCTGCGTTCGGCCTATCCGTGGCTCGACGTCGCGCCGATCGCGGCCGACTACACGAAGGCCGAGCAACTGGCCGAGCTGACCGCGACGCCGCGGCGGCGCATCGGCTTCTTTCCCGGCTCGACGATCGGCAACTTCTCGCCGGAAGAGGCCGACGCGTTCCTGCGCGATGCCGCGCGGCTGCTGCGCGGCGGCGGCCTGCTGGTCGGCGCCGATCTCGTGAAGGACGAGCGCACGCTGCATCACGCGTACAACGACGCGCAGGGCGTGACCGCGCAGTTCAACCTGAACCTGCTCGTGCGCGCGAACACCGAGCTCGGCGCGGACTTCGATCTCGACGCGTTCTCGCATTGCGCGTTCTACGACCGCGAGCGGCAGCGCATCGAGATGCATCTCGTCAGCGACATCGCGCAGACCGTGCACGTGCGCGGCCATGCGTTCCGCTTCGAAGCAGGCGAGCGCATCCACACGGAGAACTCGCACAAGTTCACGATCGACGGCTTCCATGCGATCGCGCGCCGCGCAGGATTCGAGCCCGATACCGTGTGGACCGACGCGGACAACCTGTTCAGCGTGCACTGGCTGCGCAGCGTCGACGATATCCGCGCGTAA
- the egtB gene encoding ergothioneine biosynthesis protein EgtB: MSLLASQLQRRFQDVRAHSVALTATLSAEDQGVQSMPDASPTKWHLAHTTWFFETVVLMRRVPGYAPFNDAFQFLFNSYYEALGPRHPRPQRGLLTRPSLDEVHAYRQHVDAAMLRALAGADPALLEAIAPEIELGLHHEQQHQELIVTDMLHAFSCNPLKPAFRPRNGIDGDAMAAGDAGAQHWLDQPGGLVEIGHDGDTFSFDNERPRHTALVRPYEIANRLVTNAEFAAFVADGGYTRPEYWLSDGWATVQREGWQGPAYWMPDDDDVAATRVRRTFGLHGVEPLAPDAPVCHVSFYEAAAYAEWAGARLPTEFEWEAAFGADGISQMLGHVWQWTRSSYEPYPGFRPLAGVAAEYNGKFMVGQQVLRGSSIATPPGHERPTYRNFFPPAARWQFTGVRLARDV, encoded by the coding sequence ATGAGCCTCCTTGCATCACAGCTTCAGCGCCGTTTCCAGGACGTGCGCGCCCATAGCGTCGCGTTGACCGCGACGCTGTCCGCCGAAGACCAGGGCGTGCAGTCGATGCCCGATGCGAGCCCGACGAAATGGCACCTCGCGCATACGACCTGGTTCTTCGAGACCGTCGTGCTGATGCGCCGCGTGCCCGGCTACGCGCCGTTCAACGACGCCTTCCAGTTCCTCTTCAATTCCTATTACGAAGCGCTCGGACCGCGCCATCCGCGGCCGCAGCGCGGGCTGCTCACGCGCCCGTCGCTCGACGAGGTGCACGCGTACCGGCAGCACGTCGACGCAGCGATGCTGCGCGCGCTGGCCGGCGCCGATCCGGCGCTGCTCGAAGCGATCGCGCCCGAGATCGAACTCGGCCTGCATCACGAGCAGCAGCACCAGGAGCTGATCGTCACGGACATGCTGCATGCGTTCTCGTGCAACCCGCTGAAGCCGGCATTCCGGCCGCGCAACGGGATCGATGGCGACGCGATGGCCGCGGGCGATGCCGGTGCGCAGCACTGGCTGGACCAGCCGGGCGGGCTCGTCGAGATCGGCCACGACGGCGATACGTTCTCGTTCGACAACGAACGACCACGCCACACCGCACTCGTGCGGCCGTACGAGATTGCGAACCGGCTCGTGACGAACGCGGAATTCGCGGCATTCGTCGCCGACGGCGGCTACACGCGCCCCGAGTACTGGCTGTCGGACGGCTGGGCGACGGTGCAGCGGGAAGGGTGGCAAGGGCCCGCGTACTGGATGCCCGATGACGACGATGTGGCCGCCACGCGCGTGCGCCGCACGTTCGGCCTGCACGGCGTCGAACCGCTCGCGCCCGACGCACCGGTGTGTCACGTGAGCTTCTACGAAGCGGCCGCGTATGCGGAATGGGCCGGCGCGCGGCTGCCGACCGAGTTCGAATGGGAAGCCGCGTTCGGGGCGGACGGCATCAGTCAGATGCTCGGGCACGTGTGGCAATGGACGCGCTCGTCCTACGAGCCGTATCCGGGCTTTCGGCCGCTCGCGGGTGTCGCGGCCGAATACAACGGCAAGTTCATGGTCGGCCAGCAGGTCCTGCGCGGCAGCAGCATCGCGACGCCGCCCGGGCACGAACGGCCGACGTACCGCAATTTCTTTCCGCCGGCCGCGCGCTGGCAGTTCACGGGGGTGCGACTTGCGCGAGACGTCTGA
- a CDS encoding type III restriction-modification system endonuclease: protein MRLHFEADLDYQREAIDAVCDLFRGQESYRGDFSVLANAAPGTTAAAQGSLGFAVSEQGVGNRLSLTDDALARNLADVQLRGGLPPSGLPGSRDFTVEMETGTGKTYVYLRTIFELNRRYGFTKFVIVVPSIAIKEGVHKTLAITEDHFRALYAGVPYDYFLYDSAKLGQVRHFAASAAIQVMVMTVAAINKKEINNLYKDSEKTGGEKPIDLIRATRPIVIVDEPQSVDGGLEGRGREALAAMAPLCTLRYSATHVDRHHMVYRLDAVDAYERKLVKQIEIASAIVEDAHNKPYVRLVGVSNRRGAISARVELDVATTAGVKRQIVSATDGDDLERLTRRALYAGLRIGEVHAVKGAEYVELRHPEGEAFLSLGEAFGDIDTLAVQREMIRRTIREHLDKELRLAERGVKVLSLFFVDSVERYRRYDENGMPVKGDYALIFEEEYARAARVPAYRALFDGVDVALEVGRAHNGYFSIDRKGGWTDTSESSAAARENAERAYGLIMREKEALLSFDTPLKFIFSHSALKEGWDNPNVFQICTLRDIQTERERRQTLGRGLRLAVDQDGERVRDAGVNTLTVIATERYESFAENLQKEIEADTGIRFGIVEEHQFAALPVQEGDGPAHALGIELSRVLWTHLHEQGYVDAQGKVLDRLKDALRQSALVLPDAFEMLRAPIVATLRKLSGRFAVRNADERRAIALRRDASGKAVVFGEDFRALWDRIRHRTVYRVEFDNAKLVRDCAAALHDAPEIARARLQWRKAEIDIGKAGIEAVEVAGAGTVLIDEGELPLPDLLTELQDRTQLTRRSLATILADSGRLDDFRVNPQQFIAVAADAINRCKRLALVAGIAYRKLGERHVHALESFESEALTGYLRNLRPDAQKSIHEAVVCETDAERAFADALEAHDGVKLYAKLPAWFRVPTPLGSYHPDWAVLAEQDGGERLYFVVDTPNADGNVPSEHERAKLACGEAHFRALVDGDGAARFVRVRHADALFDPAAPLAGAGR, encoded by the coding sequence ATGCGGCTGCATTTCGAAGCGGATCTCGACTACCAGCGCGAGGCGATCGACGCCGTCTGCGACCTGTTTCGCGGCCAGGAATCGTATCGCGGCGACTTCAGCGTGCTCGCGAACGCCGCGCCCGGCACGACAGCCGCCGCGCAGGGCTCGCTCGGTTTCGCGGTGTCGGAACAGGGCGTTGGCAACCGGCTGTCGCTGACCGACGACGCGCTCGCGCGCAATCTCGCCGACGTGCAGTTGCGCGGCGGGCTGCCGCCGTCCGGCCTGCCCGGCTCGCGCGACTTCACCGTCGAGATGGAGACCGGCACCGGCAAGACCTACGTGTACCTGCGCACGATCTTCGAGCTGAACCGCCGCTACGGCTTCACGAAGTTCGTGATCGTCGTGCCGTCGATCGCGATCAAGGAAGGCGTGCACAAGACGCTCGCGATCACCGAGGACCATTTCCGCGCGCTGTACGCGGGCGTGCCGTACGACTACTTCCTGTACGACTCCGCGAAGCTCGGCCAGGTGCGCCACTTCGCGGCGAGCGCGGCGATCCAGGTCATGGTGATGACGGTGGCCGCGATCAACAAGAAGGAAATCAACAACCTCTACAAGGACAGCGAGAAGACCGGCGGCGAGAAGCCGATCGACCTGATCCGCGCGACGCGGCCGATCGTGATCGTCGACGAGCCGCAGAGCGTCGACGGCGGGCTCGAGGGGCGCGGCCGCGAAGCGCTGGCCGCGATGGCGCCGCTCTGCACGCTGCGCTATTCGGCGACGCACGTCGACCGTCACCACATGGTGTACCGGCTCGACGCGGTCGACGCGTACGAGCGCAAGCTCGTCAAGCAGATCGAGATCGCGTCGGCGATCGTCGAGGATGCGCACAACAAGCCGTACGTGCGGCTCGTCGGCGTGTCGAACCGGCGCGGCGCGATCAGCGCGCGCGTCGAGCTCGACGTCGCGACGACGGCCGGCGTGAAGCGCCAGATCGTGTCGGCCACCGACGGCGACGATCTCGAACGCCTGACCAGGCGCGCGCTGTACGCAGGGTTGCGGATCGGCGAAGTGCATGCGGTGAAGGGCGCCGAATACGTCGAGCTGCGCCATCCGGAAGGCGAGGCGTTCCTGTCGCTCGGCGAAGCGTTCGGCGACATCGACACGCTCGCCGTGCAGCGCGAGATGATCCGCCGCACGATCCGCGAGCATCTCGACAAGGAGCTGCGCCTCGCGGAACGCGGCGTGAAGGTGCTGTCGCTGTTCTTCGTCGATTCGGTCGAGCGCTATCGCCGCTACGACGAGAACGGGATGCCCGTGAAGGGCGACTACGCGCTGATCTTCGAAGAGGAATATGCGCGTGCGGCGCGCGTGCCGGCCTACCGTGCGCTGTTCGACGGCGTCGACGTGGCGCTCGAAGTCGGGCGCGCGCACAACGGCTACTTCTCGATCGACCGCAAGGGCGGCTGGACCGACACGAGCGAGAGCAGCGCCGCGGCCCGCGAGAACGCGGAGCGCGCGTACGGCCTCATCATGCGCGAGAAGGAAGCGCTGCTGTCGTTCGACACGCCGCTGAAGTTCATCTTCTCGCACTCGGCGCTGAAGGAAGGCTGGGACAACCCGAACGTGTTCCAGATCTGCACGCTGCGCGACATCCAGACCGAACGCGAGCGCCGCCAGACGCTCGGCCGCGGGCTGCGCCTCGCCGTCGACCAGGACGGCGAACGCGTGCGCGACGCGGGCGTGAACACGCTCACCGTGATCGCGACCGAGCGCTACGAGTCGTTCGCGGAGAACCTGCAGAAGGAAATCGAAGCCGATACGGGCATCCGTTTCGGCATCGTCGAGGAGCACCAGTTCGCGGCGCTGCCCGTGCAGGAAGGCGACGGGCCCGCGCATGCGCTCGGCATCGAGCTGTCGCGCGTGCTGTGGACCCATCTGCACGAGCAGGGCTACGTCGACGCGCAGGGCAAGGTGCTCGACCGGCTGAAGGATGCGCTGCGCCAGAGCGCGCTCGTGCTGCCGGACGCATTCGAGATGCTGCGTGCGCCGATCGTCGCGACGCTGCGCAAGCTGTCGGGCCGTTTTGCAGTGCGCAACGCGGACGAGCGCCGCGCGATCGCGCTGCGGCGCGATGCGTCGGGCAAGGCCGTCGTGTTCGGCGAGGACTTCCGCGCGCTGTGGGATCGCATCCGTCATCGCACCGTGTACCGCGTCGAGTTCGACAACGCGAAGCTCGTGCGCGACTGCGCGGCCGCATTGCACGACGCGCCGGAGATCGCGCGCGCACGGCTGCAGTGGCGCAAGGCCGAGATCGATATCGGCAAGGCCGGCATCGAGGCGGTCGAGGTGGCCGGCGCCGGCACGGTGCTGATCGACGAAGGCGAGCTGCCGCTGCCCGACCTGCTCACCGAACTGCAGGACCGCACGCAGCTTACGCGCCGCTCGCTCGCGACGATCCTGGCCGACAGCGGCCGGCTCGACGATTTCCGCGTGAATCCGCAGCAGTTCATCGCGGTTGCGGCCGATGCGATCAACCGCTGCAAGCGGCTCGCGCTCGTCGCGGGCATCGCGTACCGCAAGCTCGGCGAACGCCACGTGCATGCGCTCGAATCGTTCGAGAGCGAGGCGCTGACCGGCTATCTGCGCAACCTGCGGCCCGATGCGCAGAAGTCGATCCATGAAGCGGTCGTGTGCGAGACGGACGCGGAGCGCGCGTTCGCCGATGCGCTCGAAGCGCACGACGGCGTGAAGCTGTACGCGAAGCTGCCCGCGTGGTTCCGCGTGCCGACGCCGCTCGGCAGCTATCACCCCGACTGGGCCGTGCTCGCGGAACAGGACGGCGGCGAGCGGCTGTACTTCGTCGTCGATACGCCGAATGCGGACGGCAATGTGCCGAGCGAGCACGAGCGCGCAAAGCTCGCGTGCGGCGAAGCGCATTTCCGTGCGCTGGTGGACGGCGACGGCGCGGCGCGCTTCGTGCGCGTCAGGCACGCGGACGCGTTGTTCGATCCTGCGGCGCCGCTGGCGGGCGCCGGACGCTGA
- a CDS encoding site-specific DNA-methyltransferase produces the protein MEKTMQKLDAANPQAMSTDFTADNVARLKALFPELVTEGPDGASVDVDVLKALVGERTVGDADERYGFHWHGKRSARQAALTPSTGTLRPCPDDSVAWDDTRHLVIEGDNLDVMKLLHKSYAGKVKLVYIDPPYNTGSDFVYPDDFSDSIRHYLAMTGQTQGGTKRSTNTEANGRFHTDWLNMMYPRLKLAHALLSDEGLIAVHIDEHEVHALVLMLREIFGEENELGVAVWDKRNPKGDARGVAYQHESLVLFARNAETLLEQAPLKRPKRNAQRMLDAAHDAVYRSGNAKDAQKAYRAWMKAQTNLSGGEVMYDRLSEDGRVYRLVSMAWPNKKKAPEEYFTPLIHPVTGKPCAMPARGWRNPPATMQALIERGQIEFGADESTQPQRIYYLDENMYENVPSVLPFAGSDDALLKTLGIPFDLPKPVDFAAAVIGWCTRGDDIVLDCFAGSGSTGHAVMQVNATDGGARRYVMVQLPEALDRRDKTQQSAADFCAKLKKPATLAEITKERLRRAAQQVARDYPESYGDLGFRVYRLDTTNVIEWDPRRDDFDHALFASVEHVKTGRTEDDLLAELTLKLGLDLCTPVEHHQIGGKTVHLIGRSIVACFDARISRDDAGPLADGIVGLLDATGATRDVTCLFRDSGFVDDVAKLNLAALLEQHGVKRVRSL, from the coding sequence ATGGAAAAGACGATGCAGAAACTCGATGCGGCGAACCCGCAGGCGATGTCGACGGATTTCACCGCCGACAACGTCGCGCGCCTGAAGGCGCTGTTCCCCGAACTCGTGACCGAAGGCCCCGACGGCGCGTCGGTCGACGTCGACGTACTGAAGGCGCTGGTCGGCGAGCGCACGGTCGGCGACGCCGACGAGCGCTACGGCTTTCACTGGCACGGCAAGCGCAGCGCGCGCCAGGCCGCGCTCACGCCGTCGACGGGCACGCTGCGCCCCTGCCCCGACGACAGCGTCGCATGGGACGACACGCGCCACCTCGTGATCGAGGGCGACAACCTCGACGTGATGAAGCTGCTGCACAAGAGCTACGCGGGCAAGGTGAAGCTCGTCTACATCGACCCGCCGTACAACACGGGCAGCGATTTCGTCTATCCGGACGACTTCAGCGACAGCATCCGCCACTACCTGGCGATGACCGGGCAGACCCAGGGCGGCACGAAGCGCAGCACCAACACCGAGGCGAACGGCCGGTTCCATACCGACTGGCTGAACATGATGTATCCGCGCCTGAAGCTCGCGCACGCGCTGCTGTCCGACGAAGGGCTGATCGCCGTGCACATCGACGAGCACGAAGTGCATGCGCTGGTGCTGATGCTGCGCGAGATCTTCGGCGAGGAGAACGAGCTCGGCGTCGCCGTGTGGGACAAGCGCAATCCGAAGGGCGACGCGCGCGGCGTCGCGTACCAGCACGAATCGCTGGTGCTGTTCGCGCGCAATGCCGAGACGCTGCTCGAACAGGCGCCGCTCAAGCGCCCGAAGCGCAACGCGCAGCGCATGCTCGACGCCGCGCACGACGCGGTGTACCGCAGCGGCAACGCGAAGGATGCGCAGAAGGCATACCGCGCGTGGATGAAGGCGCAGACCAACCTGTCGGGCGGCGAAGTGATGTACGACCGGCTGTCGGAAGACGGCCGCGTGTACCGCCTCGTGTCGATGGCATGGCCGAACAAGAAGAAGGCGCCGGAAGAGTATTTCACGCCGCTGATCCACCCGGTCACCGGCAAGCCGTGCGCGATGCCGGCGCGCGGCTGGCGCAACCCGCCCGCGACGATGCAGGCGCTGATCGAGCGCGGCCAGATCGAATTCGGCGCGGACGAAAGCACGCAGCCGCAGCGGATCTACTACCTCGACGAGAACATGTACGAGAACGTGCCGTCGGTGCTGCCGTTCGCCGGCTCCGACGACGCGCTGCTGAAGACGCTCGGGATCCCGTTCGACCTGCCGAAGCCGGTCGATTTCGCGGCGGCCGTGATCGGCTGGTGCACGCGCGGCGACGACATCGTGCTCGACTGCTTCGCGGGCTCCGGCTCGACCGGCCACGCGGTGATGCAGGTGAACGCGACCGACGGCGGCGCGCGCCGCTACGTGATGGTGCAACTGCCCGAAGCGCTCGACCGCCGCGACAAGACGCAGCAGAGCGCGGCCGATTTCTGCGCGAAGCTGAAGAAGCCCGCGACGCTCGCCGAAATCACGAAGGAGCGCCTGCGCCGCGCCGCGCAGCAGGTCGCGCGCGACTATCCGGAAAGCTATGGCGACCTCGGCTTCCGCGTGTACCGGCTCGACACGACCAACGTGATCGAGTGGGACCCGCGCCGCGACGACTTCGACCATGCGCTGTTCGCGTCCGTCGAGCACGTGAAGACCGGCCGCACCGAGGACGACCTGCTCGCCGAGCTGACGCTGAAGCTCGGCCTCGACCTGTGCACGCCGGTCGAGCATCACCAGATCGGCGGCAAGACCGTGCACCTGATCGGCCGCTCGATCGTCGCGTGCTTCGATGCGCGCATCTCGCGCGACGACGCGGGTCCGCTCGCCGACGGCATCGTCGGGTTGCTCGACGCGACCGGCGCGACGCGCGACGTCACGTGCCTGTTCCGCGACAGCGGCTTCGTCGACGACGTCGCGAAGCTCAATCTCGCCGCGCTGCTCGAACAGCACGGCGTGAAGCGCGTGCGGAGCCTGTGA
- a CDS encoding DUF2628 domain-containing protein — translation MSEVTTTTSSASNDEIAAYVGKKAPWFERKWEIAASRKNRQSWNWAACFLGPVWMAYRCMYWQATAVLGVTLGITLVELLYFPKYFESTTIDPVTIGIAVTLGWCGNNIYKTHVERKIEKLRPNATSNESFLALLEAQGGTNWLAATGFAIATPLLGFLMIMIGNVGGATY, via the coding sequence ATGTCCGAGGTCACGACCACCACATCGTCTGCGAGCAACGACGAGATCGCCGCTTATGTCGGCAAGAAAGCCCCGTGGTTCGAACGAAAGTGGGAGATCGCCGCATCGCGCAAGAACCGGCAGTCCTGGAACTGGGCAGCCTGCTTCCTGGGCCCGGTCTGGATGGCGTATCGATGCATGTACTGGCAGGCGACCGCCGTGCTGGGCGTCACGCTCGGCATCACGCTGGTCGAGCTGCTGTACTTCCCGAAATACTTCGAATCGACCACGATCGATCCGGTCACTATCGGGATCGCGGTGACGCTCGGCTGGTGCGGGAACAACATCTACAAGACGCACGTCGAACGCAAGATCGAAAAGCTGCGCCCGAACGCGACGTCCAACGAATCGTTTCTCGCGCTGCTGGAGGCACAAGGCGGCACGAACTGGCTTGCAGCGACCGGGTTCGCGATCGCGACGCCGCTGCTCGGTTTCCTGATGATCATGATCGGCAACGTCGGGGGCGCGACGTATTGA